GCGTGCAGAAGGCCAAGCCGGCCACGACGGCGACCTTGCCATAGTGGCCCGGCCCGCCCACTTTGAGCGCGCCGTCGGCGAAGACGTCGGGGGCGCCGGCGAGGAAGAAGTTGTGGGCGAAGGCGGCGCCCACGATCATCCCGCACACGAAGACGGCGGCATCGCCGTCGCCCTCGCCGGAGAGGAAGAGCTGGCGCCCCGGGCAGCCGCCGGCCAGGGCGAAGGCCAGGCCCGAGAGCGCCATGCCCAGGAAGTTCCAGGCGTGGTTCGAGTGGGCGATGGGCATGGCGGCGAAGCCCGTTTTGAACTGGCCGAGGGCCAGGTTGGTGGCGAAGGCGGCCGCGACCAGCGCGGCCGCTCCGCTGAGGAGGTGGAAATCGCGGATGAGCACGGCGTCGCGGATGGCGCCCATCGTGCAGAAGCGGCTGCGCTGGGCGAGGACGCCGATGCCCAGGCCGGCGCAGAGAGAGACGGCGAGCGAGGCGTGCATTGCGCCCGGCCCTTTCTCGCTGAAGAAGAGCGCGCCGCCCGGGCCGAACGACACCTTGAATGCCACGAGGCCGAGGAGGAGCAGCATGATGGCCGGCAGGATGAGGCCGCTGAGCGGCGTGGCCGGGCTCGAGCGCCCCAGGGTGTAGCCGCGCTTGAGGAAGGCGGCGCCCAGGCTCACACCCGCGACCAGCCCCGCCAGGCCGAGGAGCGCATTGCCGTCGCCTCCGGCGAGACGCAGGAGCGCCCGCCACGGGCAGCCCAGGAAGGCGAGCGCGCCAATGGCCGCGAACACGCCGAGCAGGAAGCGGACGATGGGTGCCGAGCCGCCGCGCGGCTTGAATTCGCGGAAGGCCAGCGCCGAGGCCAGCGCGCCCAGCACGAACCCGATGATCTCGGGCCGCACGTACTGCACCGCCGCCGCGCGGTGGAGGCCCAGCCCGCCTGCCGTGTCGCGCTCGAAGCAGGCCACGCAGATGCCCATGTTCGGCGGATTGCCGGCGCGCTGGAGCAGCGACGCCACCAC
The window above is part of the Planctomycetota bacterium genome. Proteins encoded here:
- the yedE gene encoding YedE family putative selenium transporter, with protein sequence MASEGGARQAISRFLASRAGIIGVGLFIGVVASLLQRAGNPPNMGICVACFERDTAGGLGLHRAAAVQYVRPEIIGFVLGALASALAFREFKPRGGSAPIVRFLLGVFAAIGALAFLGCPWRALLRLAGGDGNALLGLAGLVAGVSLGAAFLKRGYTLGRSSPATPLSGLILPAIMLLLLGLVAFKVSFGPGGALFFSEKGPGAMHASLAVSLCAGLGIGVLAQRSRFCTMGAIRDAVLIRDFHLLSGAAALVAAAFATNLALGQFKTGFAAMPIAHSNHAWNFLGMALSGLAFALAGGCPGRQLFLSGEGDGDAAVFVCGMIVGAAFAHNFFLAGAPDVFADGALKVGGPGHYGKVAVVAGLAFCTLLGLTARRKG